The Persephonella sp. genome includes a region encoding these proteins:
- a CDS encoding recombinase family protein yields YANNKKLGNVEFIEEAVSGRISWKNRKLKDLVDNLQSGDNLIVAELSRLGRSMLEIMELLSILLRKGVNVYVVKGNYELKDDIQSKVLTFAFSLASEIERELISQRTKEALAKRKAEGKKLGRPKGSYSSKLDHKRQYIEELLNKGVSIASIAKILGVHYHTVRNYIKRRGLKL; encoded by the coding sequence AATATGCAAATAACAAAAAACTTGGAAATGTAGAGTTTATTGAAGAAGCTGTGAGTGGTCGTATATCTTGGAAAAACAGAAAACTGAAAGACCTTGTTGATAATCTACAATCAGGAGATAACCTAATAGTTGCAGAACTATCAAGACTTGGTAGGTCTATGCTGGAAATAATGGAGCTCCTATCAATACTCTTAAGGAAAGGTGTAAATGTTTATGTTGTAAAGGGTAATTACGAGTTAAAAGATGATATACAAAGTAAGGTTCTTACTTTTGCTTTTAGCCTTGCATCAGAAATAGAAAGAGAATTAATCAGCCAAAGAACAAAGGAAGCTCTTGCCAAACGAAAAGCAGAAGGTAAAAAGTTAGGCAGACCTAAAGGCTCTTACAGTTCAAAACTGGACCATAAAAGGCAGTATATTGAGGAATTACTCAATAAAGGTGTATCTATTGCAAGTATAGCTAAAATTCTCGGAGTTCATTATCATACTGTTAGAAACTATATAAAAAGGCGTGGCTTGAAGCTGTAG